Below is a window of Humulus lupulus chromosome 2, drHumLupu1.1, whole genome shotgun sequence DNA.
cccgtcagagtgggtagcacataatctctcaggctcctctcagcgttggtctgagcctgaaccccttgtacaactcctggatttagaccattcctgccatccccatcattctgtgccatcttcacagaattctgggcctctctcttattttttctgatttgattgcaagacttttcaatctcgggattcaaaggaacaagtgtggcttttccttttctgccacgcatataccaaaattcacctgagatagaaaaactaagcaactaaacagattagaaacaaataaattaaaatcaaattagaataaaaattaattagactgatattgataattattttcagtccccggcaacggcgccaaaaacttgttgcgatatttatagctatgcaagtgcacacagtcgcaaacttgtaataaaatggtaaaactaagtatcgtcctcaaggactgatttgtcaattaccaatcaattaatcccttaattctatttgattaaacaattatcagagattttaaactaagaaaaatactacAAAGCGCAGtgaagaattaaacaaattaacaaagaaaatacaattaggacaattatgatcctctatttttccatcctgttatttcctaatgcaagcatctatatccccttctccctattcaaaaataagttgcaacaacaattcataatttggtcaagacttatgaaattcaatctaaatgacaacttcctatatttctatggtaagttgaatcatgtagagggcattagccacgcaactcagaaaataaacaaataatctagatactttcgttctaaattaaatttgcatccaaacaatcaaagcatatcaaattttacttttcagatttcaatttgattcataaaatagcaattagaggtgatcaatcaataatcgcacaattaacatagattgcaaggaattgaaagagatgaagaagaatataatttttgaattaaaccataacaagggtttccaaaagattcacataaaagccctaaaagaaaatttagcctatgatattcattctagccaAAAACTtgttcaattacaaacatgaaaattgatagaaaaaaatgaagaaaattcagagacgaatcctccaatatggtgttcttactccagccgtcgtCGTCCCCTTTTAGCCTCTCTCAGTCGCCTATATGATTCCCAAAAACCCTACTGAAAGTTCCCTCTGGAAAAGACTGAATTGCCCATCAAAAATAACCAATTATGCCAGAATTCGCgaaaccagcgctgtagcgctaccattgtagcgctgtagcgctaaagtcaggaactatcttcctgaaaactgcgtccaagcgctgtagcgcttaAGTCAGTGCCGAACCTCTTCAAGAtttcttcctagcgctacggcgctcccaaggtagcgctgtagcgctacttacagaaccaCCCAAAAGTCACAAATCCGTCTCGATTTCATTCCATTTTCGCTCCTTTTCAATATTTGCATCACTTAACATCAATaaccctgaaacaagaacaaacgagcataaatccgaaataaaacaatcctaactaatgaaaaatagcctaaaaactagaaccataaacgagcctaaaactcgtttatcacttgcccctgtgtgcttccttgttgcttatgtgttacttgtttgttatcttcgttgggccattgcgtgccacttgccttgttgtgtgctttgtgttgtgtggacattcctaggaatgacttgctttgtgcttgctcatactttgttattgcctgttgcatgtccgagatgtgtatgtggctaaccgctgagtttgtttgcctgtaggtgtgtgttgtaggctgacttgctagcttaaagagtctgcaagtgccgcacgttccgtctagttggagtacccaaatagccggcctgTGACACCTAGCACCCAGGCACCTCGTGGGACCTCTCATGCCTAGCCCTGCACCTCGCGAGACCCGTCTCACGCACCTATCACCCACGCCTCATGGGTGAGCTTGAGGTGCTTCGGGCGTCTCGCACAAGCTGCTCAAGGGCTCCCTCTCTCGCTCGCGTGCGCCTGGACTCGTGCCcgcgcgcccatggcctcgcatCCGTGCGCTCATGGCCTCGCGCTCGTGCGCTCctggcctcgcgcccgcgcgcccatggcctcgtcacAGCCGCATCCTAAGGGCCTCACGAGAGGCATGTCCTGAGGGGCCTCGCCACGACCGTGTcctaaagggcctcgcgagaggcgtGTCCTTAGGGATCTTGCCACGACCGCGTCCGAAGAGGCCTCGCGAGACGCGTACCCTTCAGGGCCTCACGAGCATCATGGGAGCTgcaccaccaagggcctcgcggggGAGGCCCAACACCATGGGGACCGCACCACCAAGGACCTCGCGCCAGGGGAGCCGCACCatcaaagggcctcgcgagggaggcctcaCGTCAGGGGAGCTGCGCCACCAAGGGGCTCGCAAGGGAGGCATCTCGCCTCGCACACCCAGACATCTGGTGAGGCCACGTACCTATCACCTATGTCCGtgggtggccttgaggtgcttcGAGCATCTCAcgccaaggacccgagagccccaCCTCGCGCCACGACCCTTACATGCATCAAGTGTCTCACTCCCTATACCTCGATGCGGTATCTCTTACAAAGACCTAtggagaccccaatgcttagagctccagtacgagtcgaaagGATCATACTAGTACGatattgtacggggtacgacctgcAGGACCCCGTATGCCCgatccaaatactcatgccagacaagtaatgggagtactaggagagaggGCATTGCCTGTGTGTCTatggccagatgtcagagtcgataccaccaccacctgcaccactatgcctggcaccactcctctgacatgtgTACGGATCAAGTAGTgcagacatcctcatggtacctggccatgtactggaaccaacaccactacccctgataccactctcctgacagtgtacttgtgtaccacctggtcccctggaccacaatgtatccagggccattagagcccactataaaatgaaccccacttccacatggaggggggttggaaaaaatactgtagcattacaccataagaaatacaaattcagttcatcatttttcttctgcaaatgttctttgagtttccaattagatctttaaagtttttctttggataatctctacgtttctgTTTTTCTAACGTAACTTGGTCGACGAGTTCTCACCTTCAacagcctttacctgcacacagagtacctttgagctaacgcccagtaagaagagctatgtcggacataactccccaaactagaaaacaacaaaagaataaacatcataaacataataatcatcgtgTGATACATAAtcaccatatcacactaacatagtgtgtgttacactcacacacataaatattaacaaatcatgttgatcggacatgaaatgtattttccttgcctgcgctgtactcacactcggcattcccacggtggcacATAGTCTAGCCTGCACTGTACTCACAGTCGGAagttccctcgagacatcgttgccctgcctgcgatgtactcacactcggcaattccgtggtggcatcctattatcctgagttatacacacccaagataattcctgcaagtgctatactcacacaagcagctaaaatctagtagcacgcctactctatcatctCAGCATGcctactaactaaaatccctagcactatcctcatgctagtcaacctaatgcaacaattcaggtcacaaatttaattacataattaaacaaataagaaaacaaggttgtacgcataacgtacaccctgtgcgcagatgtccactcttcttaccttaaataGTGTGTTTACCGCTGATGTGTCTCGAACCACTTGCTGCGTCACCTCGAGGACcgctagctcctagacgtccaattacatagcgaaaattcaagaaaaatcaaataggcgttaaggttttatttcaaaaccctaattgTCGAAATAATTTAACCATGAAATTTTAACGTGCATAACacgtaaattaaaatcatttttcacaAGGGTTCGAACCATCATGTCACATGCACAAACATTGATGTTTATAACGtatcgcatgaattcatatatattttttttatgtgaaaattaccaaaatgcacTTTAATATCACAATAATAGACTCAATAATTtctataaattattatatgacaacaaaatttaacaacCATCCAAAACCCTAATTAATAAGTGAAGACTCATATaagaccagaaaaataattttgaacatttataaattatttttcctcaatttctcaaataaaaaccaaataatagaaataaatacacaaccagcccaaaaatcaaactaacatacagaactgtttaaaaatccaaaataaacttataaaattattttagaattttctgggaaaaataactatttttcttaattaattttatagaaaaactaattaattaaagaaaaattcataactaattaaaaatagaatctaactatACAGATCGATTTCGAGACCCTACAATAACACACAAAAATTACCTAGGGTTCAGaacagtagcattaatatttttttatacttaaaatataaaataagccaaataaatcatgaagattacataaatgatacaaattcaaaatataattACAGAGAGtcttagaatctcattttaaacatataaaaaattctcagaatttttagaatactttaaataattttccacatttattttcttaaatcacatatttaaaatcaaataattgaagaaaattatcaaatacaATCAAAAATGAAATCTAAACATACAAAGCCATTCTAAATCATACAGATATCattgaaacataaaatcatatttttctgaacaataaaaatatttttcataattaatctttatttaaacttcaataaatcataataattcaaagaaaaatcagaaaaatatgaaaccagttggaaaatgctctaaaattaatgtactaatttttaagattaaaagacaaaaaaaaacacCTCATTAAATACCCAGATCGGGTTCACCAAAGCTCTCGCCAGAGTTGTCGTCTTCTTCAGCGCCAGTGAGGTTGTTTCTTTCGTTTCCGACTACCCCAATGTTCCAAACCACTTGAAAACTTCTCACATGTGTTCCAGCAGTCCAAAACAACCCTAAGACACAAAGAATCACGCCACAGCCGCCTTGGttgaagtcttcttctccaacgcCGGTGTACCGCCAACAATGGAGCTCAAAATTGGTTTTTCTTGCTCTAGACCATTTCAGCCTGTTTCTTCACATCAAAACCGATtcttggagtcccctaagcttgtttatcaccaactacgcacaccatacactcttgaacacacttaaatccaaaattatccaagaatatgcattttcttggataaaaatggtgaatcacaatccAATGCTTTATAAATGTGTTTCCCACACtcaaaatgtttatttcctcccctagaatgattctacaatgttcattactgcccagatttttcccaagtgtaagaactcaaaaatttcttctctttaaaaaaaaaacgataATTACACTCTCTCTCTTCAATCCTTTGCTTCCCTCACTATTTCCACGATTTTTGCTTCAGATTATCATGGTAAACATGTTTAGAATAAGTTTATAAAAGAAGTTAGTGTTTGAAGTGGTAAGATCCTCTTTTCAAGgaattctttattttttctttaaaaaataaaataaaataactaaggTTCCACAATTGATATCATCAGTTAAAATTCGAAAATTTgaccaattttatgaatatttaatcatattaaatcaAAAGAAATAAGGTCTCTAAAATgtcccttgaaccaatcccaaacttgagggtattatggtcttttcgcaaattcaaatatttaatattatggcaaaccaaaaattacacataatatgataaaataatttcaagcatattattattactattatgctcataataataataataatttttaattaaatattaacttAACCCGAGCCGTTATTTATTCCcttgacattattctcatgttgtgattccacaaaaactTAAACAGGAGAAACCGtgaattttatttccattggaagtcatacatatccactattccatcaaaggaaaagaaaaaaaatgacaaggatgcacacaataggaaaattacgaaattgcccttccgggaaaacggatattacaattatcccccCTCTGAAAAGAAATTGCGTCCCGAAATTTTATtcaaacaactcgggatactgctgcAGCATATCAGACTCTAATTCCTAGGTTGCCTCCTCAACAacattgttcctccacaatacctttaaAAAGGAAATGGTCTTATTCCTTAGGACTTTGTCCTATCGATCGAGTATTTTCACTGGACTCTCATCGAATGACAAATCCTCCTGCAAACCCAAGGTCTCGTAGCTCAACACATGTGATGGGTTGTATACATATTTTTGAAGTtgtgacacatgaaatacattgtgcaccCCGGACAATGATGGTGGTAAAGCTACCCTGTAAGCCACATTTCCCACTCTATCaaaaatctcaaaaggtccgacatATCTGGGACTTAGCTTTCCCTTCTTGCCAAACCTCTTCACCGAGATTCCTTTCCTTGGAGTCACAGGCaaaaatacatgatcaccaacttcaaACTCAACATGCTTACGCTTTAGGTCTGCATAAGACTTCTGTCTGCTCTGAAATGTGACCATTCTAGCCCTGATTTTCTGAATAGCCTTATTGGTGTGTTGCACTACATCGGGTCcaagtagttttctctctccTAGTTCATCCCAGTGAAGTGGagacctacactttcttccatacaacatttcatatggtGCTACCCCGATGGTAGATTGGTAGCTGTTGTGCTAccctgaggttagaagtttccttggattggcaggttattataggcgtttcgtggaagggttctcaaagattgctacttcgttaactaagctgacacgcaagaggcagaaatttgtgtggtcaaataaatgtgagaacaacttccaggaactgaagcaaaggTAGATTACATCTCCGAttctaagtcttccaacagatcaggagcaGCTTGTAatttattgtgatgcctctcatcagggtttgggttgtgttctgatgcagtcagagaaggtattttcttatgcttctcgtcatctggagtatgaaaagagatatcccactcatgatttagagttggcagctgtggtctttgctttaaagatatggaagcattatctttatggagaaaagtgtgagatctatacagaccacaagagcctgaagtacttcttcacccagaaagatttaaatatgagacaatggcattggctggagttagtacaagattatgactgtgagattttgtatcatccaggaaaagccaaagtggtagctgatgctttaagccggaagggtccgggacagatttatggtatgaggctgatagccagagagttagcagatgatatgaccagagcgggtatagagttgctggtgggccaattggctaatattacgctacagtttacactgttagagagaatcaagaaaggtcagttgggtgatccacagctgatcaagatcagagaggatgttttggctggagcatccagagattatacaatgtctgagtttggcttgttgagatacaaggggcgaatatgtgttccgttagacactgctttgaggcgagagattctggatgaatctcatactacaccttactatttgcatccaggcatcacgaagatgtatcagggtgtgagatcgttatattggtggctagggatgaagagagatatagtggagtatgtggctaagtgcttgacatgtcagcaggtcaaggctgagcatcagaggccggcagggttattgcagcctctggatatcccagagtggatgtgggaagacatcacgatggacttcgtggtgggcttacccaggactgttggttagcatgattctatttgggtgatagtggatcgctacaccaagttaactcacttcttgccagtgaggattacttatacagttgatcagtaggcagatctctatgtgagagagatcgtgcgcctccatggagcaccaaggtcgatcgtgttagatcgggaccctacttttacttccaagttctggagaagtttacagaaggccatagggacacagttgaagttcagtactacttattATCCTTAGAcaaatgggcaatctgagaggacagtccaaatattggaagacatgctgcgggcatgtgtgctggactttggtggatgttggagtaagtatctacctttgatagagttttcctacaacaacagttatcagtctaccattggagttgcaccttatgagatgctgtatggtaggaaatgcagatctcccattcattgcgatgagacaggtgaaatgagatacttaggtcctaaagcagttcagaggaccagtgaggccattgagaagaatAGAGCTCGGATGcacgcttctcagagtagacagaagagctatgcagatcccaagcgcaggaacgtggagttccaagtgggagactatgtcttccttagagtctcgccatggaaaggggtgagaaggtttgggaagaaaggcaagctgagccctaggtttgtaggtccatttgagatcctggagaggattggtcaggtggcttacagactagccttgcctccggcgttgtcggctatgcataatgtatttcatgtttcagctcttcggaggtatgtatctgatgtgaatcatattttgagttatgaagctctggagcttgagccagatctctcctttgaggagcaaccagtttagatacttgacagaaaggataaggtcctcaggaataagacgatacctttggttaaggtattgtggaggaacagcaaggtcgaggaagcgacctgggagttggagtcagatatgtagagtcagtatcccgagcttttcaggaaaatttcgaggatgaaatttctgtaaggaggggatagttgtaatgccccggaattCCTAATGCGGTTTAAGGGCTAGattagttggccgggagggccataattgtttaattgtgccattaaatgaatatatgcatgttt
It encodes the following:
- the LOC133815008 gene encoding uncharacterized protein LOC133815008 produces the protein MLYGRKCRSPLHWDELGERKLLGPDVVQHTNKAIQKIRARMVTFQSRQKSYADLKRKHVEFEVGDHVFLPVTPRKGISVKRFGKKGKLSPRYVGPFEIFDRVGNVAYRVALPPSLSGVHNVFHVSQLQKYVYNPSHVLSYETLGLQEDLSFDESPVKILDR